The genomic DNA GGCAGTACTTTTCCTGTATAGGAGGTTAAAACGCCTGTGATTAGGGGACATCTAGGGTGTTAATCAAAGCCTCTTGCCTTACCTTCGGGTTCCCTGACCCAGGCAAGGACCCTTTagtgcgggtgtgtgtgtctctgtaataAACTTAAAAGCAGGGAAGTATCTGAAATAACTCCTTTTCATAAAGACCAAAACATCCGCTCCGCTGACAGTAACTGGTGTTGTTGTAAGGCAGAAGAGAGCATAGTAGACGCGAGGGTTATCGAGGGGAAGACAAAAAGGGAGTTGGCTTTTAGAGAAAAGTGATACGAAGCCTCGATAACTGTCACATCGCTCGTCAATTCATGTGTTTGACTGAAGTCTCTCTGACGGACAAATTAAAGGATGGGTTTCCTATTTCGGTGTGATCTCCACACGGCTCCACTAGATTTGCAGGTCAACGGTCACGTGTTCAACTTTGTCTGAGTGGATGTGCTTGTTCGGCCAATAGAAACACTGCTGCACTGTGTTATTGTGTCATTATTCTAGCCAGTTTCATCACCATATTTGGTACAGACTACAAACTGTGGTGTTGCCCTCTAACACTGTTTAAAGTTTGTGATCGCTCtgattaatatgtatttattagcCACATTAGAGCTGTCACATCCTTCTTCAGGGGCAAGTGCTGGGACATTTTGGTTAACGGACACGTAATGTGAGCGTACCTTTAAAGCTTTACaacaataatgaaataaatgacaagaaacaGGTTTTAGGAGAACCAAACAAGTGAGTTTTAATATAATACAAACAGATCACATCAGAAGGATGAACGTTACACATGTAATTAAGTTTAAAagatcaataacatttgtttttattctaacCAGtacacaataaaatgcaaaaaataggcctattcaaaaaaagtcacactaCTTATAATGATATTGAGGCTTTAACAGGCAAATCAACTGTATATGTTCTATTTACAGTACACCAAACAGTGACACACAAAGGCTAGAGTACAGTCATGATGCGATAAAAGAAACAgtgaaaaaactaaaagttaaaACAGTTGCTATGATTAACTCCCTAACCCAAgctaacacttaaaaaaaacatggtggcATCTAGTTCACTATCCCAACACTACTCAAAAGAGACAGGGTTTACAACTTGATGTGATGACGGAGCTAGAATTGGCAAGTCAGTTGATCATTTGTTAagattaaagttttttttgaaCTACAAAAAACCTATCCAGCCAGTTGTGTTTTGAGCCACTGAATACTTAATCAGTACCCATTGACTCACTAAAGTCAGAGCTATCCTCAGGTTCTGCTGGCTCAGCCTTGACCTGCTCTTCCTTCAGCTCAACCACAGACTTGAAGACCTTTTTTAGGACTGAGTGTCCCTTCACTTCTTTGTTAACTTTCTCCAATAGCTCAGCCTGTCTTCTTTCCTTCAGCGTACTCACAAAGTGTTCAAATATCTTAAGCAGAGATTGGGCGAACTCTATCACACTCTCTTGTTGGTTTGGGAACCCATAGACAAATCCTGCGGTGTGTAAACCAAAGACTCCACCACAAGCATCAAACACTGGGGAGCCAGAAGAGCTGTGATACATGAAAGTTTCGTTGGTCACTACTTTGTCTGCTTTATTTCCACCCTTCATTATGTTTTCAATGCCTTGCTCTTTAATAAGGTGACTGATTGAGCAGACAATGAAAAGAGTGTCTTTGTATGGTTGAAACTGATCATTGACAGcctgctctctcttctctttctcaatGATACGTATCATATCCATTTTTTTGACTTCTCCTGCTGGGTGACCAATAATACAGGCTTCACCATTCAGAGGTAGGTCACTACATTGCTTCAGGAGGCCTGGTATGTTTAAATTCTGGGCCTCAAGCTCAAGTACGGCATAATCAAGTTCATCATAAATGATTACAACATGCCTTTTAACTTTACACGTGATCCACTCTGATTCATTATCGTTTTGATAGTTAAACCGAGCAGTCATGTTTGTATTATCCCTTTCACATTGAGGAATATTTTTGAATAAGTGGCCATTCGTCAATATATAG from Sander vitreus isolate 19-12246 chromosome 19, sanVit1, whole genome shotgun sequence includes the following:
- the LOC144534354 gene encoding serine protease FAM111A-like → MKVLDKCASTVQESGENAGTGGQKGQQRSSSVSAAEQQSGNSVIVQNIIDYARHHFPNLIQWMESHFPGNSYQQALDLRREDFGKIQNSFTEVDTIEKLIKLGKSVCQLYIACDLVKIHGTGFVLFDNYILTNGHLFKNIPQCERDNTNMTARFNYQNDNESEWITCKVKRHVVIIYDELDYAVLELEAQNLNIPGLLKQCSDLPLNGEACIIGHPAGEVKKMDMIRIIEKEKREQAVNDQFQPYKDTLFIVCSISHLIKEQGIENIMKGGNKADKVVTNETFMYHSSSGSPVFDACGGVFGLHTAGFVYGFPNQQESVIEFAQSLLKIFEHFVSTLKERRQAELLEKVNKEVKGHSVLKKVFKSVVELKEEQVKAEPAEPEDSSDFSESMGTD